The Gigantopelta aegis isolate Gae_Host chromosome 9, Gae_host_genome, whole genome shotgun sequence genomic sequence TACATCGACCTGCAACGTACCAAACTACACGTGAaagccaaaattaccaaagccGATGGCAGCATCTTGACAAAAGATGAAAAGGTGGGACCCGTCAATCTATGGCTCCAGAGTTTGTGGTCTCAAGTGGATCTGACCCTCAATGGAAAACTCATCACTACCTCGACCAATCTGTATCCATACAAGAGCTATCTTAAAGTGTTGTTGAATGGTACGTCCACAGCTAAGGAATCGTCTCTGCAATCCCAACTGTACTACAAAGATGATGCACAAGACATAGACAGCTCAGATCCTATAACAGGCATCAATTCGGGACTTGCTAACAGAGGTGCTTTATGTGAAACCAGTCACACCGTGGATATGGAAGGACCGCTGTATGAAGACTTTTTCGACATCAAACGTTATCTCATCAATGGCGTCAATCTACAGATCAAACTGTTTCGGACCAGGCCTTCCTTCAGTTTGTTGGCAGGAGAAGATAATCCTGATTACAAAGTCAAGATCGAAGACGTATACCTCAGAATCTGCAAAGTGCGACCCAATACGGCCATCATCACGGCCCATGCCAAAACACTGCAGGATACTGAAGCCAAATATCCTTTCACAAGGAGCGACATCAAAGTGGCCTCTATACCCAAGGGACAACTGAGTTTCACCTGGGATCACctgtttcaaaataaatgtcCCAACAAAGTTGTGGTGGCACTGGTCTCTGCCGAAGCAGTGAATGGCAGTTACACCAAAAATCCATTCAATTTTGCCATGTACGATCTGGACACGATTGCCTTGTACGTGAATGGAGAATCCTTACCGGCTCAACCTCTGCACGTAGGCAATAATCAGTACATCTCGGCCTACAACAGTCTGTTTGAAGGAAGAGAATCCATAGGACTGGACGTGTCTAGAGAGGATTTCTCAAGTGGATATGCTCTCTATCAATTCACCTTGGAACCTTACCACTTGAAGGACGGATACCTGGATCTTATAAAAAGGGGTAATCTTAGACTGGACTTACAGTTTAAAAAAGCCTTGCCAGAAACGGTCAACTGTTTGATCTACTCGGAAGACAACCTTCTGCTTCAAATCGACGGGAGCCAGGAACGTCTTGTATGCAGAACCATGAACACTTTACAGTTGGAATGTGCTCTGAACGCCGATCCGGTCACGAGACATGTCAGAGTGTATGCTGCAGATGAACTTCCACAGTACCGACTGACCCATTTTCCACGAGGATTCATTGTCAACACAGAACCCTCGACGATGAGAGGACAACACTGGGTGGCCATATGGTTAGACAGTGCTAACCATGGAGAATTCTTTGACAGTTTTGGAAACCAGAGACCCTTTCTCGAAACAGTATGAGAATGAATGACCACTACATCGGGGGTGAAAATTGGTCGAGTGCTTCTGCAAAGAAACAGTCAATGCaccttaaaacaaaaacagtgtaaagaacgtgcacaaatacaaatatcacagaattttacacACCAACTCGTGTGGactttttgctttgttttacgTTGCTACAATGACAGGGTGCTTCAAGACGCCAACAGCAACTCGTGTGGactttttgctttgttttacgTTGCTATGAAATCGACGGGATCGTCGCTCAGAgacattcaaaattatttttgttcagatatTATAGTCAACGAAGCTATCGTGTATCAGTTTGCcgtaacatattttaatcattgtaCATTATAGTTGTTGCCTTTAAGGCCTATCggtgtaacccaatgtgtgtccattgcatgtgtagttgtctctagagagaccagaaattgtaattagaaataaatgaaaaacaacccaaaattTCGCTAGCCCACACAAGTCCCGCTCGAATCGATGGACGGTTGGGAGGTATGGCACTGTGTTCTGTTTTTACTACAACATAAcaactaatacatttttcaaatcatttatttgctCCCGTTTCAAATCAGTAGATATAAAGGTTAAGGAGCAGACCTTTATTCCACTTTACAATGATTtccatttaaatgttttctttctcCTAATTTTCTTGAGCTTTCGTTGTGGTATTCCTGGTGGCCGCTTCTGTATGCTTGCTTCCATCTTTATTGATTTCTCTGGGGTCAGCATCTTCTTTGGGTCCATTGTCTTCACAACAGCCACGGGTTTGTACACTGTAGGAGGTGTTTGCCCTTTTCCATCTTGAATTTGTTTGGGTTGTGTTGCATCCATCACTTGTCCTTTTAATAGtcgtatatatttttcttcaggCACCAGAATGTTTTTGGCCACGTGTTGCATCATGCAGTTTTTAACAAGGGTGCTATACTCTGTAGCACGAGCACGATGATACCAGCTCTTAAcacttgtttcttcttcttgatAGAAACGGTCTTGTCACCCAACACACGTAATACGTTTTTGTGTTTCTTCAACTTTTCAAACGCCTGTTTAGAGAGTGGAACGTCACTATGCAATATGTTGGCAATGATGAATGTCAGGGTTTTCAACTGATCCTTGGTTATATGTTTCAACAGCAGACTTTTCTGTTTTGTCGATTTGCCAGACAGCAAGAACTGTAAGAACATCAGGTTCTCCTTGATGACTTGAGACATTTTGACGTGGCTTTGAAAGTGCAGTGCTATTTATACTCTCGGGACGTAGACGATGGAGTCTTCATTGGGAAATATCCGAGTTCTCAGTCTCAGCTTATCATCACCATGGGGCGACATGTCCACCACCAAATAATTAAAAGGGGTCTTCATGGCATCCCTGTATGCTTCTACCAAAACACCAGCACGGCCAGGAAACAACTGACGGCCCAGCGTCATGATCTGTGATGTATCTCTCACATTTTTAAAGAGGACAAGATACCAGGTGTTGAGAGCAATGGTTCTGGCAGACTTTCCCTGTCCATTGAGTGTCGTATTCATTACCCAAAACCTCTGTCTTCTGTGATGACATCCTTGTGTAAACAGTAGCTCTATGTCTTTGTGCTCTAGTACGTGATTCATCAAGTCATCCTGTGGCCCTGGTGTGGCCCTGAGGTGGCCCTGACGTGaccctgtgtggccctgatgtggccctgatgtggccctgagtggctcTGACGTGGCTCTGACGTGGCCCTGGtgtggccctgacgtggccctgtgtggccctgattGGTCCTGACGTGGCCCTAtatggccctgagtggccctgatGTGACCCTGTGTGGCCCTGTTTGGTCCTGTGTagccctgacgtggccctgacgtggccctgacgtggccctcTAACATCTAAATGTATCCTATGATATTTCTCTCCTGTTTGCCAGA encodes the following:
- the LOC121381463 gene encoding uncharacterized protein F54H12.2-like; the protein is MASYMNKAEVEAHAEELSIFELPRTFTSVEKIYYEDTRPTSQITTENSPVEFNVYGQGIDYIDLQRTKLHVKAKITKADGSILTKDEKVGPVNLWLQSLWSQVDLTLNGKLITTSTNLYPYKSYLKVLLNGTSTAKESSLQSQLYYKDDAQDIDSSDPITGINSGLANRGALCETSHTVDMEGPLYEDFFDIKRYLINGVNLQIKLFRTRPSFSLLAGEDNPDYKVKIEDVYLRICKVRPNTAIITAHAKTLQDTEAKYPFTRSDIKVASIPKGQLSFTWDHLFQNKCPNKVVVALVSAEAVNGSYTKNPFNFAMYDLDTIALYVNGESLPAQPLHVGNNQYISAYNSLFEGRESIGLDVSREDFSSGYALYQFTLEPYHLKDGYLDLIKRGNLRLDLQFKKALPETVNCLIYSEDNLLLQIDGSQERLVCRTMNTLQLECALNADPVTRHVRVYAADELPQYRLTHFPRGFIVNTEPSTMRGQHWVAIWLDSANHGEFFDSFGNQRPFLETV